A stretch of Metabacillus sp. FJAT-52054 DNA encodes these proteins:
- the ilvD gene encoding dihydroxy-acid dehydratase, with translation MSKVSKDLRIKSRQLSEDPKRAPNRAMLRAVGFQDEDFKKPMVGVASTWSEVTPCNIHIDKLAIRAKEGIKEAGGAGLIFNTITVSDGISMGTGGMRFSLPSRDVIADSIETVVGAENLDAYVAIGGCDKNMPGCLIAMARSEVPSVFVYGGTIKPGKLDGKDIDIVSAFEGVGQYNKGDIDREELHKIECSACPGAGSCGGMYTANTMASAIEALGMSLPGSSSNPAESNLKLSDCYEAGEAVLRLLEADIYPKDIMTKEAFENAITLVMALGGSTNAVLHLLAIANAADVDLSLDDFERIQKKVPHIADLKPSGKYVMQDLHEAGGVPGVMKLLLENGYLHGDCLTVTGKTIAENLKEMDDLYENQKVIVPLEKPLRADGPLVVMKGNLAPDGAVAKVSGLKVTSLTGPAKVFDSEQEATDAVLEGRVVPGDVIVIRYEGPKGGPGMPEMLSLSAILVGKGLGESVALLTDGRFSGGTHGLVVGHIAPEAQTGGPIALLKTGDLVTVDSGKRELTMHVSEEELQERKSSWSAPVQTLRGVLGKYARTVSCSSKGAVTDLFEPLKEHVKL, from the coding sequence ATGAGCAAAGTTAGCAAAGATCTAAGAATTAAAAGCAGACAGCTGAGTGAGGACCCAAAAAGAGCACCAAACCGCGCCATGCTTCGTGCAGTCGGTTTCCAGGATGAAGATTTTAAAAAACCGATGGTCGGTGTAGCAAGTACGTGGAGTGAAGTGACACCTTGCAATATACATATTGATAAACTCGCGATCCGGGCAAAAGAAGGAATTAAAGAGGCAGGCGGAGCAGGTCTCATCTTTAACACCATCACTGTATCTGATGGAATTTCTATGGGTACCGGCGGAATGCGCTTCTCCCTTCCTAGCAGGGATGTCATCGCTGATTCGATTGAAACGGTCGTAGGCGCAGAAAACCTCGATGCCTATGTTGCAATTGGCGGGTGTGATAAAAACATGCCGGGCTGCCTCATTGCGATGGCAAGATCTGAAGTTCCATCTGTATTTGTATACGGAGGCACAATTAAACCAGGTAAGCTTGACGGGAAAGATATCGACATCGTATCTGCGTTTGAAGGAGTCGGACAGTACAACAAAGGCGATATTGACAGGGAAGAGCTTCATAAAATTGAGTGCAGCGCATGTCCGGGTGCTGGATCCTGCGGCGGAATGTATACCGCGAATACAATGGCTTCCGCAATCGAAGCGCTTGGAATGAGCCTTCCTGGAAGCTCTTCAAACCCGGCGGAGTCTAATTTGAAGCTTAGCGACTGCTATGAAGCGGGAGAAGCTGTCCTCCGTTTGCTGGAAGCTGACATTTATCCGAAAGACATCATGACGAAGGAAGCCTTTGAAAATGCGATCACCCTCGTAATGGCTCTAGGCGGATCCACTAATGCCGTCCTTCATTTATTAGCGATTGCCAACGCCGCTGATGTGGATTTGAGTTTGGACGATTTTGAACGTATTCAGAAAAAAGTTCCTCATATTGCAGATTTGAAGCCAAGCGGCAAATATGTCATGCAGGATCTTCATGAAGCGGGAGGCGTACCTGGAGTCATGAAGCTGCTTCTTGAAAATGGATACCTGCACGGTGACTGTTTGACCGTAACAGGGAAGACCATTGCCGAAAACCTGAAAGAGATGGATGATCTTTATGAAAATCAAAAGGTTATTGTTCCTCTTGAAAAGCCGCTGCGCGCAGACGGCCCACTTGTCGTTATGAAAGGGAACCTGGCTCCGGATGGAGCGGTAGCGAAGGTTTCCGGCCTTAAAGTTACAAGCCTTACTGGACCTGCAAAAGTATTTGACAGTGAGCAAGAGGCAACAGACGCTGTACTTGAAGGCAGGGTGGTTCCCGGAGATGTCATTGTCATTCGCTATGAAGGTCCAAAAGGAGGACCGGGTATGCCGGAAATGCTTTCTTTATCGGCGATTCTAGTAGGAAAAGGGCTGGGAGAATCGGTGGCCCTGCTTACAGACGGACGATTCTCCGGTGGAACTCATGGTCTTGTCGTGGGCCACATTGCCCCGGAAGCCCAGACTGGAGGCCCGATTGCTCTCTTGAAAACAGGAGATCTTGTAACGGTTGACAGCGGGAAAAGAGAGCTGACCATGCATGTTTCGGAGGAAGAGCTTCAAGAAAGGAAATCAAGCTGGTCCGCACCTGTTCAAACGTTAAGAGGAGTCCTTGGGAAATACGCAAGAACGGTTTCCTGTTCCTCTAAAGGAGCTGTAACCGACCTGTTCGAACCATTAAAGGAACATGTCAAGCTCTAA